A DNA window from Palaemon carinicauda isolate YSFRI2023 chromosome 39, ASM3689809v2, whole genome shotgun sequence contains the following coding sequences:
- the LOC137631387 gene encoding uncharacterized protein — translation MSHHADRSMYPSFHEFLMAENFRLKPVAEWQGEECLQWAQNVLHRQGYLHDTDIDLSVFFNLTGNDLLNYSEMDFSLMVGHEFSALFYNDLKEVADLSTFAGEDYKPPGGFNVPDWPVDVKDSSMKSAQEEIESWKSEHGHQLLNADNIVDISHNYLPGTDEDFTPQDGLLDTICPYDAQDILPESDLEEILQNCRTERNQPLTEEWEKFEPSQDSKLETNSK, via the exons ATGTCTCATCACGCCGACAGAAGCATGTACCCTAGCTTCCATGAATTCTTGATGGcggagaatttcagattgaaaCCTGTGGCCGAGTGGCAGGGAGAg GAATGCTTGCAATGGGCACAAAACGTATTGCATCGCCAGGGGTACCTTCATGACACCGACATCGACTTGAGTGTTTTTTTCAACCTGACTGGAAATGACCTTCTCAACTACAGTGAAATGGACTTCTCTCTCATGGTTGGACATGAGTTCAGCGCCTTGTTCTACAATGATCTGAAGGAAGTAGCAG ATCTTTCGACATTCGCAGGCGAAGATTACAAGCCTCCCGGAGGATTCAATGTTCCAGACTGGCCAGTCGATGTAAAAGACAGCTCCATGAAATCAGCGCAGGAAGAAATTGAAAGTTGGAAAAGCGAACACGGCCATCAGCTGCTCAATGCCGACAACATTGTCGACATAAGCCACA ATTATTTGCCTGGCACTGACGAAGATTTCACACCTCAAGACGGATTACTGGACACAATATGTCCGTACGACGCGCAAGACATCTTACCTGAATCTGACTTGGAGGAAATTCTTCAAAACTGCCGAACAGAACGCAACCAGCCACTCACCGAGGAATGGGAGAAGTTTGAACCTAGCCAGG ATTCAAAGCTTGAGACAAATTCCAAATAA